A part of Desulfovibrio legallii genomic DNA contains:
- a CDS encoding amidohydrolase family protein, which yields MQQCDMLLHAAIIVTQDSERRVLENASLAVDHGQVAAVGPRADLAPHWQPRRDLDLGRAILLPGLVNAHTHAAMTLLRGLADDMPLMDWLNQRIFPVEQTLTAEMVHLGCLMGYAEMLRTGTTACMDMYLFEESVLRAAAEAGLRCTGGEAVFAFPSAACASPQAALEATRALAAACKDNDRLRVAVNPHSVYTTTPEILTACRDLAAELHLPLHIHLAETPTETQICVGTQGQRPVAYCASLGLLDLPCTLAHVVDVTPRELDLLARKNIVVAHNPSSNMKLASGAAPVAAMLERKMSVGLGTDGAASNNRLNMFTEMGRAALLHKLTGHDPTLLPAAQVLDMGTLGGAAALHDPRLGALAPGMAADCVALDLDAPNLQPLYNPISQLVYAATGMETRLTMVGGEILYKDGQFTRFDYPALLDAVRDLRRHILHAAGL from the coding sequence ATGCAACAGTGCGACATGCTGCTCCACGCGGCGATTATCGTCACCCAGGACAGTGAGCGCCGGGTGCTGGAAAACGCCTCTCTGGCCGTGGACCACGGACAGGTGGCCGCCGTGGGCCCGCGCGCAGATCTGGCCCCGCACTGGCAGCCCCGGCGAGATCTTGACCTGGGCCGGGCAATCCTTTTGCCGGGCCTGGTCAACGCCCACACCCACGCGGCCATGACCCTGCTGCGCGGCCTGGCCGACGATATGCCCCTCATGGACTGGCTCAACCAGCGCATCTTTCCCGTGGAGCAAACCCTTACGGCCGAAATGGTCCACCTGGGCTGCCTTATGGGCTATGCGGAAATGCTGCGCACCGGCACCACGGCCTGCATGGACATGTACCTTTTTGAAGAAAGCGTACTGCGGGCCGCTGCAGAGGCCGGGCTGCGCTGCACGGGCGGCGAAGCCGTGTTTGCTTTTCCCTCCGCAGCCTGCGCGAGCCCCCAGGCCGCACTGGAGGCCACTCGCGCCCTGGCCGCAGCCTGCAAGGACAACGACCGGCTGCGTGTAGCCGTAAACCCGCACAGCGTCTACACCACCACGCCGGAAATCCTGACCGCCTGCCGCGATCTGGCCGCGGAGCTGCACCTGCCCCTGCACATCCACCTGGCGGAAACCCCGACGGAAACCCAAATCTGCGTGGGCACACAGGGCCAGCGGCCTGTGGCCTACTGCGCGAGTCTGGGGCTGCTGGATCTGCCCTGTACGCTGGCCCACGTAGTGGACGTCACCCCCCGCGAACTGGACCTGCTGGCCCGCAAAAATATTGTGGTGGCCCACAACCCTTCCTCCAACATGAAGCTGGCTTCGGGCGCGGCCCCCGTGGCCGCCATGCTGGAACGAAAAATGTCCGTGGGCCTGGGCACGGACGGCGCAGCCAGCAACAACCGCCTGAACATGTTTACCGAAATGGGCCGGGCCGCCCTGCTGCACAAACTCACCGGGCACGACCCCACCCTGCTCCCCGCCGCACAAGTGCTGGACATGGGCACCCTGGGCGGCGCCGCAGCCCTGCACGACCCGCGCCTGGGCGCCCTTGCCCCCGGCATGGCCGCGGACTGCGTGGCCCTGGACCTGGACGCCCCCAACCTGCAACCCCTCTATAACCCCATCTCACAACTGGTCTACGCCGCCACCGGCATGGAAACCCGCCTGACCATGGTGGGCGGTGAGATACTCTATAAAGACGGCCAGTTCACCCGCTTTGACTACCCCGCCCTCCTGGACGCCGTGCGCGACCTGCGCCGGCACATCCTGCACGCCGCCGGTTTGTGA
- a CDS encoding Hpt domain-containing protein, with amino-acid sequence MSEEVLDWKDGVARVLNQRDLYTRLLGKFIENEKDTPARVATALKNGQAEEARMLVHSTKGAAANLGAKALAAAALELEMTIKAGADPQRVLNHFEVVAMDTLVTMHAFITQ; translated from the coding sequence ATGAGCGAGGAAGTTTTGGATTGGAAGGACGGGGTGGCGCGCGTGCTTAATCAGCGTGATCTGTACACCCGCCTGCTGGGCAAATTTATTGAAAATGAAAAGGATACCCCCGCCAGGGTGGCGACGGCCCTGAAAAACGGCCAGGCCGAAGAGGCCCGCATGCTGGTGCACAGCACCAAGGGGGCAGCGGCCAATCTGGGGGCCAAGGCCCTGGCCGCGGCAGCTCTGGAACTGGAAATGACCATCAAGGCCGGGGCCGACCCCCAGCGTGTTTTGAACCACTTTGAGGTCGTGGCCATGGACACCCTGGTGACCATGCACGCTTTTATTACGCAATAG
- a CDS encoding methyl-accepting chemotaxis protein, whose translation MRLATKLVLAFSGIIVLLLLMSGVAFKSISGMNVNVSTVDTDIMPSVVAIQGMQVNFWSMRTNLSAMLLARDVSRVSEYDKRNSDTLAQIKKKGDAFLDTLDAFPPQDAARAREMLDKINATSARMGTVRKELTQLARGGDFDGAYKIFAEQYRPLFNNMIPVYEDIVAQTTASSKKLVEQAISAGNSAKVTSVVLSLAAIAISIVVTWLLTKSVAAQLGKDPGELQQIAQRVADGDYNVDDGSAKRGVYAAIVEMVHALKEHIEQARLESEKAREQSEKATEAMRQAEAAGAEARAKTEAMLHAASQLEQVSQVVSSASTQLSAQIEQSDRGAHETSQRLGEAATAMNEMNATVQEVAKNAGAASSASAETKAKAEAGASIVQNSLQSINAVHQVSLELKDDMTELNEHAQAISRIMGVISDIADQTNLLALNAAIEAARAGEAGRGFAVVADEVRKLAEKTMASTNDVGNAIKSIQESTAKSLDSMDKAVEQVNSATDYANQSGAALQEIVSTVESTADQVNAIATASEEQSAASEEINHTLTQVNDMSQQTAEAMSEAAKAVSDLAAQAQRLTELIAGMRQG comes from the coding sequence ATGCGGCTGGCGACAAAACTTGTACTTGCATTTTCCGGAATTATTGTCCTTCTTTTGCTCATGTCCGGCGTGGCCTTCAAAAGCATTTCCGGCATGAACGTCAATGTAAGCACGGTAGATACGGACATCATGCCCTCAGTGGTGGCCATCCAGGGCATGCAGGTCAACTTCTGGAGCATGCGCACCAACCTTTCGGCAATGCTGTTGGCACGGGACGTGAGCCGCGTGAGCGAGTACGACAAACGCAACAGCGACACCCTGGCCCAGATCAAAAAAAAGGGCGACGCGTTTCTGGACACCTTGGACGCATTCCCTCCGCAGGACGCAGCCAGAGCCAGAGAGATGCTGGACAAAATCAACGCCACCTCCGCCCGGATGGGCACGGTGCGCAAAGAGCTGACCCAACTGGCCCGAGGCGGCGACTTTGACGGAGCCTACAAAATTTTTGCCGAACAGTACCGCCCCCTTTTCAACAACATGATCCCCGTTTATGAGGATATCGTCGCCCAAACCACGGCCAGCTCCAAAAAACTGGTGGAGCAGGCCATCAGCGCGGGCAACAGCGCCAAGGTCACCTCCGTGGTGCTTTCGCTGGCGGCCATTGCCATCAGCATTGTGGTCACCTGGTTGCTGACCAAGAGCGTGGCCGCCCAGCTGGGCAAAGACCCCGGCGAGTTGCAGCAGATTGCCCAGCGCGTGGCGGACGGCGACTACAACGTGGACGACGGCAGCGCCAAACGCGGCGTGTACGCCGCCATTGTGGAAATGGTCCACGCGCTCAAGGAACATATAGAACAGGCCCGCCTGGAATCGGAAAAAGCCCGCGAACAGTCTGAAAAAGCCACCGAGGCCATGCGCCAGGCCGAGGCCGCCGGGGCCGAGGCCCGGGCCAAGACCGAGGCCATGCTCCACGCCGCCTCGCAGCTGGAGCAGGTTTCACAGGTGGTGAGCTCCGCCTCCACCCAGCTCTCCGCCCAGATCGAGCAATCCGACCGCGGCGCGCACGAAACCTCCCAGCGCCTGGGCGAGGCCGCCACGGCCATGAACGAAATGAACGCCACCGTACAGGAAGTGGCCAAAAATGCCGGCGCTGCCTCCAGCGCCTCGGCCGAAACCAAGGCCAAAGCCGAGGCCGGCGCGTCCATTGTCCAAAATTCGCTGCAGAGCATCAACGCCGTGCACCAGGTTTCGCTGGAGCTCAAAGACGATATGACGGAACTTAACGAACACGCCCAGGCCATCAGTCGGATCATGGGCGTCATCTCGGACATTGCGGACCAGACCAACCTGCTGGCCCTCAATGCCGCCATTGAAGCCGCCCGCGCCGGAGAGGCCGGCCGCGGCTTTGCCGTGGTGGCCGACGAAGTGCGCAAACTGGCCGAAAAGACCATGGCTTCCACCAATGACGTGGGCAATGCCATCAAATCCATTCAGGAAAGTACGGCCAAAAGCCTGGACAGCATGGATAAAGCCGTGGAGCAGGTCAACAGCGCCACGGACTACGCCAACCAGTCCGGCGCGGCCCTGCAGGAAATCGTCAGTACGGTGGAATCCACGGCAGACCAGGTCAACGCCATCGCCACGGCCAGCGAAGAGCAGTCCGCCGCCAGCGAAGAAATCAACCATACTCTTACCCAGGTCAACGACATGTCGCAGCAGACGGCAGAGGCCATGAGCGAAGCGGCCAAAGCCGTAAGCGACCTGGCCGCCCAGGCCCAGCGCCTGACGGAACTTATCGCCGGCATGCGTCAGGGGTAA
- a CDS encoding methyl-accepting chemotaxis protein yields the protein MLRNYTISCRIICLVGMTLLFLLVMAGLSYRMTQTVIDEGTGLGREQLLHAQRARIKDVTHSSAQGLAALTQGLPEAAQLRIITDFVEKSRFEDDGSGYFYVYKGTVNAAHPTQKQLIGKDLGQTKDKNGVYYVRELSKAAAKGGDYVDFVFPKPGEGDVFKLGYAEAVPGTPYWLGTGVYIDNVDKEATRLRNTMHNIFSSTVRAYGLGFLAVLLLVVVPFSLLLLRSITRPLAQVTSLARAVAGGNLDVDIHPTGRDEVAVLEEGLRDMVGKLKTLIREAQQKSQEADNAAHAAQTAQTEAEQAGAEARARSAALMEAANRLEEVAHVVSSASTQLSAQIEQADRGAVESAQRLAEAATAMNQMNATVQEVAKNAAEASAASAETREQARSGADIVEKSVLSIGHVHAVSLKLKDDMGQLNAHAQSINQIMSVISDIADQTNLLALNAAIEAARAGEAGRGFAVVADEVRKLAEKTMASTHDVGKAIAAIQESTAKSVAAMEEAVSNVDQATELANQSGQALDGIVEKVESTVDQVNAIAAASEEQSAASEEINRSIETVNEMSRQTAEAMDEAAKAVADLAEQAQRLADLIHAMKQ from the coding sequence ATGTTGCGAAACTACACCATCTCTTGTCGTATCATCTGTCTTGTGGGCATGACCTTACTGTTCCTGCTCGTCATGGCCGGGCTTTCCTATCGCATGACGCAAACGGTCATCGACGAAGGCACGGGCCTGGGCCGGGAGCAGCTGCTGCACGCCCAGCGCGCCCGCATCAAGGACGTGACCCATTCTTCGGCCCAGGGCCTGGCCGCCCTGACGCAGGGCCTGCCGGAAGCAGCCCAACTTCGCATTATCACGGACTTTGTAGAAAAATCCCGTTTTGAGGACGACGGTTCAGGCTACTTCTACGTCTACAAGGGCACGGTCAACGCGGCCCACCCCACCCAGAAGCAGCTTATCGGCAAGGATCTGGGCCAGACCAAAGACAAAAACGGCGTCTACTATGTGCGGGAACTGAGCAAAGCCGCTGCCAAGGGCGGCGACTATGTGGACTTTGTCTTCCCCAAACCCGGCGAAGGCGACGTCTTTAAACTGGGCTACGCCGAAGCCGTCCCCGGCACGCCCTACTGGCTCGGCACCGGCGTGTACATCGACAATGTGGACAAAGAGGCGACCCGGTTGCGGAACACCATGCACAACATTTTCAGCAGCACTGTGCGCGCCTACGGCCTGGGCTTTCTGGCCGTACTGCTGCTGGTGGTGGTTCCCTTTTCTCTGCTGCTGCTGCGCTCCATCACCAGGCCCCTGGCCCAGGTGACGAGCCTTGCCCGCGCCGTGGCCGGCGGCAATCTGGACGTGGACATCCACCCCACGGGCCGGGATGAGGTGGCTGTGCTGGAAGAAGGCCTGCGCGACATGGTCGGTAAGCTCAAGACCCTGATCCGCGAGGCGCAGCAAAAAAGCCAGGAAGCCGACAACGCCGCCCATGCAGCCCAGACGGCCCAGACCGAAGCCGAACAGGCCGGCGCGGAGGCCCGCGCCCGCAGCGCCGCCCTGATGGAGGCCGCTAACCGGCTGGAAGAAGTGGCCCATGTGGTGAGCTCGGCCTCCACCCAGCTCTCGGCCCAGATTGAACAGGCCGACCGGGGCGCGGTGGAGTCGGCCCAGCGCCTGGCAGAAGCCGCCACGGCCATGAACCAGATGAACGCCACCGTGCAGGAAGTGGCCAAAAACGCGGCCGAGGCCTCCGCAGCCTCTGCCGAAACCCGCGAACAGGCCCGCTCCGGCGCGGATATTGTGGAAAAATCCGTGCTCAGCATTGGCCACGTGCACGCGGTTTCACTCAAGCTCAAGGACGACATGGGGCAGCTCAATGCCCACGCCCAGTCTATCAACCAGATCATGAGCGTCATCTCGGACATTGCGGACCAGACCAACCTGCTGGCCCTCAACGCCGCCATTGAAGCCGCCCGCGCCGGAGAGGCCGGCCGCGGCTTTGCCGTGGTGGCCGACGAAGTGCGCAAACTGGCCGAAAAGACCATGGCCTCCACCCACGACGTGGGCAAGGCCATTGCAGCCATTCAGGAAAGCACGGCCAAAAGCGTGGCCGCCATGGAAGAAGCCGTGAGCAATGTGGACCAGGCTACGGAGCTGGCCAACCAGTCCGGCCAGGCCCTGGACGGTATTGTGGAAAAGGTGGAAAGCACTGTGGACCAGGTGAACGCCATTGCCGCGGCCAGTGAAGAACAATCCGCCGCCAGCGAAGAAATCAACCGCTCCATTGAAACCGTCAACGAAATGTCCCGACAAACTGCCGAAGCCATGGATGAGGCCGCCAAGGCCGTAGCCGACCTGGCCGAACAGGCCCAACGCCTGGCCGACCTCATCCACGCGATGAAGCAA